The genomic interval CTCCAAATGCGCATAGAATATTGACCATTATGTCCATCATTGCCTCTTATTGTCTGTGAATACATTAATCATCATCCCACACTTCTCTCAGCCTCATTCGCACAGAGCAATTAGCTGAGACAGAGTAAGTTTCCGATGTTGGATAAGTAAACAGCAAGACCACTCTCGACAAATTTGCAGGCTCAGATCTCCCCCGTCCCTTGGGAGCGGCCATTACAGCCATTATGGCGTTTTAAAAAGTTTTGTTCCTCTCGAAGTGGAGAGTGTGGAAAATGAGCCTGTTTCTCATAAATAGTGTTTTGGCAGTTCGCCCCCAACGGAGCAGCAAACAACAACACTTAAGCATTAGCTGTAAACAGACACATCTGTTTGCAATGAGGTTGGATGTGAGATTAAACCTAAATGCCAGTTTCAATGGAGCTGGAAGCCAGTTTGTTGTTCAGGGCTCATGGATTAGATGGAAGAGTCTCAAATTGCGcgtgtccatgtgtgtttatttgtgcgcTTGGGATTTTCTTTGTATATGAAATGTAAACCCTTACTATACATCCTTGCAtgtggtttttcttttgtttgggtGTCTGCGAGCTGGCTTGTGTCTGGTGTGCAAATAAAACTATATTATAATTCTAGAAATCTTTTCTTCTCTGCAGTAAAAGGAGGATTTagacatgtgtttttttacttcCCACTGACGGCCCTGCAGTTGTTGGAAGATTTCAGCTTTGTGGTGATGACGTTCCATGTTCACTaccatattttcattattgGATAGGCCACGTGCATTTCCAATAATGCAAGAATCCTGTGTACTCTAGCGTTCATTGGCGCTGATCTATCTTACTGCACAAGATGGATCCTCTGGAGTGACGCTCTGATTGGTGGTTAGAGTTTGGACATCATATAAATGTGAAGTTGGCCCCGACAGTATGCCGGCACATGTGGGTGTTTGGTACTCTGTGTGGGGACTGGAGCCACGGAGCCCTCAATGATTGGGCGCCTAAATTACCCGAAATCAAAGTGTCCTGGTGGCTTGTGGGCTAGTATTTTAAACGTGGGCAAATCAGCAGGTTCACATCTCCATCATTGTAGATCAGAGCCAAGCagataaaaacctgtgtctactACAGGAGTatttgacccgggagtgaatgCCGATTGAATCCATTCCCAATGCAGACAAGAGTCGGATGTTAgcggctgtttgtttttttgaccagtggaaaaaggggttttgtgtctgtctgcccGTCGGTATCCCCGTGAACCTGCGACTCCTGTTCGTCTCGCTGAGCCATCTGATTCACACATTGGCTGACTTGAGATGCTTCGAATAACAGGATCCTCCCGGAGTGTGAAGTGGCTGCTCGGGCTGCATTGTGGCCAAGCTGTGTGCGGTGCTGGAGGGGCACACAGGATGGAGCTCAGCGGTGGGCTTGTCCTGGGCCTCCAGCCTTTGGGCCGGAAGAGCAGGGCCGTGGTTCACTGCCGTTCTCAATGGCCCCTGAGAGTCCAGTGTGATGGACAGTCCCGGGCTGCAGACACTGGCTCTTTGTGTCAGAGTTTCTTGGACTCTTTCttggtctcttttttttttctatctccctcaaacactgtcacacaaacagacacactcttTCTCACACAAGCAGCTTTTTCTTCCTCGCTCCTCGTGATCCTGAAGTCTAGCCTTTGCTGCAAGGCTTGACATTGTCATTGCAAACAGTCACTaatttgtctgtgtttctctctttcaagACCTTTTTCATTCTGTCTCTCCGCCCCTCATTCATGCACAGGAGCAATGAAATGACGAATGCAGAGTCTAGGGGCGGCTGGAGGTCTAACCAGGTCTATTAGGCAGGGAGCATGTGAAAGTCATCAGAGGGAAAAAGCGTGATTTTCATTTACAGTGCTCTGCTCCGAACCAGCCGGCAAGATCCCTTTAGTTACAGgcttcttgttgttgtttagaGTCACCGGCTCCTTCTGTTATTgcctgtggaggaggaagatttgAGCTGAAGTTTACACTGCAATATCCTGTACTCCTGCACTAATCCCACGCAGTGCACAGTGAATACAGTCTTCATTTTGCTGCCTGGTAGACTGTAATGATACTGGTTGTTGATCATGTAGACAAAACAAGTCTACATGATCTTACAAGatgtaacatttaacatgtaaCCCACCAGTCTAAATGCAGAATTGAACATGCTCTTTGAACCAGATTTAGTTTGACATTTGGAGAAACTTCAGAGCGCTCGTAGCCTGATTATTAATATAGAAAGTTGACTCTGTACTTTTTGGGGCTCGTAACAATACACATGAGAAGTGTGACACCGTtaagatgaacggttctcgAGATGTACGAGCTAccgacagacggagagagattTCTAGAATTATTAGATGGATGCAAAGAAATACGATGGTGTGAAGAACTCATTCTGAATTATAGGCCTACACCCTTCTTCAAACCCAGCAGAGTGACTGGTAAGAACACGTGAAACTTCCCACTGATCCTAGGGTTACTTCATAATCCCACCTCTGCTTTGAATCCATCCACTGAAGAAGTCTTATTTGACTGCCGTCCCCGTGGTGCCTTGTGCAGCACCGGTTGAAGTTGGTGTTGAGCTTTGATGTTGTCTCTGTCTCCCCTGATGTCTAATGCCGAGGCTAAAGCTTGCACAGAGGCCCTTTTGTGAACAGAGCCGTATTCCTGAGGTCACTAATAGTTGAACCACGGCAGCGAGTCTGTCCGCGTGCCAGTGTTGTTTCAGTCAGCCAGAACAGAGTTATACTAACCTGCCAACATGTTGAGTCCAGCTGTGAAAATACGACCTCGGATTTATTGTGTTATTAGGCATAACACCCGGTAAGTGacacgagagagagggaggtggcaAACCAACACATTCAacctggatggatggacggcCTGTAAAGCAAGTCTCTCCAATGGAATGGATACTAATCAAGCTGCTTGTGGGTCCGTCTCGTAATgtctttaatttgattttacatACACTAGTATAGTGTTTGttctaaacatgcctgtttggCCTGcagtgatgctggttgcagcttttcttCCTCGAATTTAAGAATCGGTTgtcatttctgttgttgtgtaCACCCTGTTTCCCTGATCAACAATGCCACATACGTTGACGAGTCCTAGCCTCCGCTGCTACAGAAcgctggtcgcctgtttattagATACAATATTAAGCATGGAACCCGTTAATAGGTTTTCTTTGGTAGTATTTCCTCACTCTTATCGAGGGTTAAGgagagaggatgtcacaccatgctaagccctatgagacaaattgtgatttgtgaatatggtcaATAGTAAAAGAAATTGGGCCCGTCACCACCTAAGCTCAACTCTGCCATCCAAAGAAAAGTAATTATCTGTTCTGGTGTGTGCTGCATCGTTAGTATGTCTCTGGTTACGTTGAAGTGTCAAACTAATACCTTTCTAGCCGGCCTGTTGGCTAGGTGGTAGGTAGCTAAGTGGCTTGAGAGGGATGAGTACTTGCGGTTGTGAAAGCCCGGAAGTGCTTATGAAGCAAACTGCATCGGAACCTGGGATAATGGGAATCAATAATATTTTCCCCTTTAGTGTGTATTGTCACTGCAAGTTTGGTCTTAAATTCAATTTTACATTATAACATTGTATATAGCTGTAGACTCCCCGAGCAGATTGCTTATTAAAAAGTGTACCTTGTCTCTCTCTAACTGCTCAGAGTTACACGAGTGTGAGAGATGCAGGCATGTCAGCCTGACCTTCTTCGTGACAGGCAGCAGGGGAGGGTGGTTACACAGTCAATGAGAAGAcgttttaatttacatttttttctaactCAAGGTACAAACTACCCAGTgatatttttgtgtctttttgctTCAGAGCTCCCCAACTATCcttgttagggcccgagcaccgaatggtgagaggccctattccacgccatcaaaacacgagcatctgtatctcgaacatacatggtccaatcaagtccaaactagacatgtaagagaagagtcccggcctgatgacatctacacagaaataatgacttaaaatcacagcgccccctggtggcaccaggaaatgtcttgttttttgcttgtcttacacttggatgtattcctcctcatccactgacctcaaccatgtcaaactgtatcaaatgggtctcaagacattgataatgaaggcataagataactgtgccttttcgtcaaacgccatattaatggcgtggcatcaaagttcatcaactcgccgcgaaacacgaaattgctctaacttcagtgttcatggttctatctcactcaaactacatgtgtgcaacaacatccccccccctgaagattttcatatggttttaaggaatgggcgtgtcaaaataactgactagtgccccctaacgggcagccccggcactaagattggccgacatgtacaaaaatcgatttgggcatgtgtcttttcataacaaacaaacaagtctcttggatagatatactagactaaacaggaagcccaccattttggatttagtggccattttagccctattccacatttttactttgatttacttgtcgtagagctttcatcagatcaacttcaaattcagatgagtgtcatcacaacaacattgagataaagactgattaagggatttttttcccttcacaccgtgtgaccgtggcatggcattaaagtttggttacacgccatcaaaacacgagcatctgtatctcgaacatacatggtccaatcaagtccaaactagacatgtaagacaagagtttcggcctgatgacatctacacagaaattatgacttgaaatcacagcgccccctggtggcaacatgaattgacatgttttattctttgatgaactgctcctggctgctttaagatatacagctcaaatgagctcagtcaagtcattgaatcaaggtcagaattgtgacatttcctcaaaccatttaaacattgaggtgcggcgaaggatcatccttcgccaaaggacacaatgttttcataagtccactgtgcattgtcctatcactaccaaacttctgtcacatgataagagtacaagcctgaacagctctatgtgtcaatatttcctcagtgtcatagcgccacctactgattatccatgaaacaggaagtactttgttaatccacactgccttatccaaccggctccaaacttctgacctatgatcacaatcctgatctgaacaggtccatatataaacattagttcagggtcatagcgccacctactgatcagtgtgaaaattacattgtggtaaaattttccaattgacacgaaactgctcacgctacatcagagcggctacttgaacagatctataattTTATTCTTGTTTTCAGATCCAGAAAAAAACTGAGGAAAAGAAGTAGACTAACTGTCAGAGTGAATCATGGCATCCAGAACCATGGTATCAGGTTTTAGAGAGTTTAACAACCGGGAACAGTGCTGCATTGCAAAGTGGGTTTTAAACCAAACAGACACTTAGACAGTTATACAAGGTTTCGTTCATGACACGACTTATTACAATCACATGACGGTTGTAATGGCTTGTGCTCATTTTCTGACACACTTTTTGAAATGGAAACTTTTACCCTCTCCAGAATGAGGAACTTCCATTGCCAGGAAAGAATTTCGAGGCTGAGGATCCAGTGGAAGATATAGTGTGCGTCGGGATCAGAGCAACCTGACGTGGACATCCACTACCAGAGCTGCTCTTCCTtttaaatggactgtatttactTTGCAGCTGGGCTCAATATCCTGTGGAGCACTCCCAGCAGCCCACTGGCCCTCCCCAACACACTCATCAGTGAAATGTGGGCTGAAGTGGAAGTTAGCGACTCCGCTCCGGGCGCACTCATTGAGTTGTGGTCAACGCGCTGCCATAGCAACTCTTGTTCACCCACCATGGgacagaatttttttatttaatctcccTGCACTACACAAACAGTCAGGATGAAGCGTCTGACTGCAAAAGTGGACGAGCCCAGCAGCAGTATATCTGCTTTAATATCCTTTGTCATGGCaaagagcacaaacacagatgaacttTCAGGAACTGTCGCCTCGTAGAGGAAgcgagaagaggaggaaatcaTTTCTGCTCTGTTTCCTTTGAGACAGACTTGACATCGTGTTGAGCAAAGATTTACTCTTGTTGTCTGCTGCCGCCCAACATGTTATTCTTCTTCCTACTGCACACAAGAAATAGCTCAAACAGGAAATCTGAATTCAGCAAGAATTCCTCAGAGTAACTTATTGCTATAACTATAACTCAGTCTCTTCTGCTGTTGATATTTAATGGAATAATATGCACAGGTTTTATTGACGTTTTTGTAAAGATAATGCATGTTGTTTAATGCACATTGGCTTTGCAGTGGCTCAGATGATGTAAGTTACAGTGGAAACATTGTCAAACTCCAAAGTCTCATTTCACCGATGATTATTGTGGTATTGTTGCAGAAAATTTACATATAAGCTTTCCTTCCCTCTCGGAAATTCTCAACCCCGGAATAAGATAGGCTTTGGTCACTAGGGTGCAGTGTAGCTTTGTGATATAGCAAACAGACGtgcaccagaaaaaaaaaaacaatggtttAAAGAGGCTAAAACGCCCCGTAGAGCTGAGGCTGCTCTGTCACTTCTCACATCcaatcaaaaatataaattataaatgcgATAAATTCTCAGTCTGATATCAGGCTTTTGTGAGAgctttaataaaacataaaccGCTACTGACCTGAGTTTCCCATGACTCCATACAACATCCTGTCAAACACATGTGGATGTGATTCTGACCACACTGGGGTATGTTTCCTTAAGCGTCCACAGACAGTACATTGCGGTGACCAGCTCCATTTCACAAGCCGGAGAGACACATTGGATGAGACAGGCTCATCTGGGTCATTTCATTCTCCCCTGTGCGAGTTGCCATTGATTTCCATTATGGCTTGGCAGGCACCCATTGCTCTGACCTGCTGGACCGCCATTAGTGCCCTTTAAGTGTAGTGATGAATTGTCAAACGAAACATTAGAGGCGGTGAGGAGTGTGGAACCTCAGCGGCAACACAGTGAGCTGCattgtgtctgctgctgctttgcagGAAGCATCAAGAGTGGCCGCAGACAATTTTTAATGAAACATGTCTGCTCTGTCTGCACTGTTTCCCGTGCAGCATTTGAAAGTTTAGCAATCTTTTTAACGAGTCCTGGTGAATCATGCAAAACTATTCATTGGGCACCATGATGCCCTGCCTCCCCCCCACTGCATGCTGGGATCTCACATAAAATTTCCCTGTGAACACTTCCAGTCCCCCTAGTGAAACACAGTCATTTGATTTTTGGGCCAATATTGGGATAGAATGGACTTTATTgccttttaaataaaataaaagttttgttCTTACAAATGACGCCAATCTCTGACTCAattcctcttgtttttttgtacaGGTTGCTTCGAGTGCTGCATCAAATGTCTAGGCGGCGTGCCATACGCGTCGCTGGTGGCCACGATCCTCTGCTTCTCCGGTGTGGCCTTGTTCTGCGGATGTGGCCACGTGGCTCTCACTGGCACCGTGACCATCCTGGAGACCCACTTCTCCAAGGTCATCAGTGATCACGCCATGCTGACGGATGTGTAAGTGACCTCACACTGTGTGTGGGTATGTACATGGCCGCCTGCGATGCCATGTGAGAAATATAAAACGAGATTCCTTGCAATGAATTGGAATTGTGTTTTCTGAGTTATTTATAGTAACTTTTATCGTTAACATAacaaatatcaagcctcaattaaattctttgtcataagggtttgataacgagTCATGAGGAATCCTTGCCcagtattttaaatataaatatgggcTTATTTATTGGTGttggaaatgttttactccTTATCAGTATCAGCATCAGCTGGCTCTGCAAATAATGTCaactggaaaataaaaagaGGTCTAATCTAAAGTGAAATAACACTTTAGATCAGGGTGAGTTTATGTGGACTATTTTTAGCCGATATGGTCTCCCACATTCACTTTATCCTGGAGATCAGTCCCAATATGGACTTTTCTCCCCCGTTTCAGAGCATCCATTAGTCCAGACAATAAAAGAGCAATGACAAGAGACAGGAATGCACATATGTTTTATGTTGGTGTAGATTTGGAGTGCACTGTTTAATCTAAAGTCCACGGAGGCAGTCTGTCTCTTGGTGGACGCTTTCCAGAGACGTGCATCACCTGTTATCTCCACATTTGGCCTTAGGGAAGCTGGGCTGCTGTCTCCATCATATCCATCTGTTTATAATGAATCTGCCAGCCCCAGGTTACTCATGTGTTTCTACACCAGACGGTCGGTGGTGTTCCACACAGTTACTTAGCCTGACATTTTTAGTAGGCTTCTCCAGGGCTAAACACATGATGGCGGTTGATTTGTTCTGCTGTTTTGAACCCACTTCAACTACTTTACTGGTTAAAACTCATGTGTGTTTAACATTGTTCCCTAACAGAGTACAGCTGATGCAGTATGTCATCTATGGCATCgcttccttcttcttcctgtACGGGATCATCCTGCTGGCCGAGGGCTTCTACACAACCAGTGCAGTCAAGGAGCTGCACAGCGAGTTCAAGACCACCATCTGTGGACGCTGCATCAGTGGAATGGTATGTTCACACACAACCTCCGGGCCAGGTGTAATCCTGATTTTTATACCCTGATCGTTTTAAAACAATGCTTTCATGCCATGTGATTCAAatttgagggggaaaaaaggtgGGATGAGGAAGAGTGTAATTGTTACCATTTGACTCCTGACTCTAGTTTCATGGTTGTCCGGTGACGCTAACATTGTTCCGTCGCTGCGTCCTCAGTTTGTCTTCCTCACATACATCCTGGGCGTGGCCTGGCTCGGTGTATTCGGCTTCTCCGCGGTGCCCGTCTTCCTCTTCTACAACATGTGGTCCACCTGTGCTGCCATGAAGTCTCCCATGGCCAACCTCACCAGCATCGACTCCATCTGCGTGGATGTTCGTCAATATGGTAAGAGGATAGTCACAAGAATGTCTTGTTGAGGAGAT from Pleuronectes platessa chromosome 14, fPlePla1.1, whole genome shotgun sequence carries:
- the gpm6bb gene encoding glycoprotein M6Bb isoform X1 translates to MGCFECCIKCLGGVPYASLVATILCFSGVALFCGCGHVALTGTVTILETHFSKVISDHAMLTDVVQLMQYVIYGIASFFFLYGIILLAEGFYTTSAVKELHSEFKTTICGRCISGMFVFLTYILGVAWLGVFGFSAVPVFLFYNMWSTCAAMKSPMANLTSIDSICVDVRQYGIIPWNATPGKACGSTLGDICDSNEFYLSYHLYIVACAGAGATVIALIHFLMILSANWAYLKDASQMHAYQDIKMKEERELQDITSRSKECLNSYT
- the gpm6bb gene encoding glycoprotein M6Bb isoform X3, yielding METPSEENQEQGPDKRGCFECCIKCLGGVPYASLVATILCFSGVALFCGCGHVALTGTVTILETHFSKVISDHAMLTDVVQLMQYVIYGIASFFFLYGIILLAEGFYTTSAVKELHSEFKTTICGRCISGMFVFLTYILGVAWLGVFGFSAVPVFLFYNMWSTCAAMKSPMANLTSIDSICVDVRQYGIIPWNATPGKACGSTLGDICDSNEFYLSYHLYIVACAGAGATVIALLIYMMATTYNFAVLKFKSREDCCTKF
- the gpm6bb gene encoding glycoprotein M6Bb isoform X2, which codes for METPSEENQEQGPDKRGCFECCIKCLGGVPYASLVATILCFSGVALFCGCGHVALTGTVTILETHFSKVISDHAMLTDVVQLMQYVIYGIASFFFLYGIILLAEGFYTTSAVKELHSEFKTTICGRCISGMFVFLTYILGVAWLGVFGFSAVPVFLFYNMWSTCAAMKSPMANLTSIDSICVDVRQYGIIPWNATPGKACGSTLGDICDSNEFYLSYHLYIVACAGAGATVIALIHFLMILSANWAYLKDASQMHAYQDIKMKEERELQDITSRSKECLNSYT